A genomic stretch from Acidobacteriota bacterium includes:
- the alaS gene encoding alanine--tRNA ligase has protein sequence MDSQDVRRIFLEFFAARGHRVVPSSPLILPSDPTLLFANAGMNQFKDVFRGREKRPYSRAASSQKCLRVSGKHNDLEEVGRTPRHHTFFEMLGNFSFGDYFKQEAIVWAWELVTEHFRIDPERLCATVFEGDANFPGDEEAAEIWRREVGLPADRVIALSRKDNFWQMGDTGPAGPCSELHYDMRPGGDAAATPATDPDRFLEIWNLVFMQYDLQPGGGSEKLPAPCVDTGAGLERLTAVLSGVRSNYDTDLFQPLIGALAAEAGIQYGRQEASDVSLRVIADHLRAITMLVCEGVIPGPEKRGSVLRRILRRALRHGRLLSLPAPFLYRHLEQVVEVLGPTFPDLREHLPVAQKVVRREEERFERTLADGFEQLEERIAQVLAAGERVFPGEEAFVLESERGLPLDLLRDALDERRLRLDEEGYRRARRRHVETSRVPGKEGARVESLEGLESWTGRGSRFVGYTSERSEDVPVLALFAGGRPVSALEEGAEGDVLLETTPFYAESGGQVGDRGRLTSPGARVVVDDCRSPLSGVVLHRVRVESGRLAVGDRVLAEVDPGGRMGARRHHTATHLLHAALRRVLGSHVKQAGSLVAPGRLRFDFSHYEGVAGDDLEAIEAFVNEAVMADHPVETREMPLEQALESGAIAFFGDRYGEQVRVVQIDEVSTELCGGTHVARTGEIGPVRILSERGVAAGVRRIEAVAGPPALAAAAADRRLLTEIGRLLGAGGEELLPALTRRLEKLRRLQKDLDALQLQLARGESREARTAVAVGGLTVIARRVEGLDRGQRRDLADSLRQQDPHAVVVLGAADGGKAALLVALGKQAAERLDARKVIRALAPRVGGGGGGRPDLAEAGGKRPEGVDEALAAAPGAVGELLA, from the coding sequence ATGGACTCGCAGGATGTACGGCGGATTTTCCTCGAATTCTTCGCGGCCAGGGGGCACCGGGTGGTGCCGTCTTCGCCGTTGATTCTGCCATCCGACCCGACCCTGCTTTTCGCCAACGCGGGGATGAACCAGTTCAAGGATGTCTTCCGCGGCCGTGAGAAGCGGCCCTACTCCCGGGCGGCCTCTTCCCAGAAGTGCCTGCGGGTCTCCGGCAAGCACAACGACCTCGAAGAAGTCGGACGTACGCCGCGGCACCACACCTTCTTCGAGATGCTGGGCAACTTCTCCTTCGGTGACTACTTCAAGCAGGAAGCCATCGTCTGGGCCTGGGAGCTGGTCACCGAGCATTTCCGTATCGATCCCGAGCGCCTGTGCGCCACGGTGTTCGAAGGGGACGCAAACTTTCCCGGTGACGAGGAGGCCGCCGAGATCTGGCGGCGGGAGGTGGGTCTGCCCGCCGACCGGGTGATCGCCCTGTCGCGCAAGGACAACTTCTGGCAGATGGGGGACACGGGTCCCGCCGGTCCCTGCTCGGAACTGCATTACGACATGCGTCCGGGAGGCGACGCCGCGGCCACGCCGGCCACCGATCCGGATCGCTTCCTCGAGATCTGGAACCTGGTCTTCATGCAGTACGATCTCCAGCCCGGCGGCGGCAGCGAAAAGCTGCCGGCCCCCTGTGTGGACACCGGGGCCGGGCTCGAGCGGCTGACGGCGGTGCTCTCCGGTGTGCGGAGCAACTACGACACCGACCTCTTTCAGCCCCTGATCGGCGCTCTCGCGGCGGAGGCCGGCATCCAGTACGGCCGGCAGGAGGCCAGCGACGTCTCGCTGCGGGTGATCGCCGATCACCTGCGGGCGATCACCATGCTGGTTTGCGAAGGGGTGATCCCCGGGCCGGAGAAGCGGGGTTCCGTGCTGCGGCGTATCCTCCGCCGGGCCCTGCGGCACGGGCGTTTGCTTTCCCTGCCGGCCCCGTTCCTCTATCGCCATCTCGAGCAGGTCGTCGAAGTGCTCGGGCCGACCTTTCCCGATCTGCGGGAGCATCTACCCGTGGCCCAGAAGGTCGTGCGGCGGGAGGAGGAACGCTTCGAGCGCACCCTGGCCGACGGTTTCGAGCAACTCGAGGAGCGCATCGCCCAGGTCCTGGCCGCCGGCGAGCGGGTGTTTCCCGGCGAGGAGGCCTTCGTTCTGGAAAGCGAACGAGGCCTGCCCCTGGACCTGTTGCGGGACGCCCTCGACGAGCGGCGCCTGCGCCTCGACGAGGAGGGGTACCGCCGGGCGCGGCGCCGGCACGTGGAGACATCGCGAGTGCCGGGGAAGGAAGGGGCGCGAGTCGAGTCGCTGGAGGGGCTCGAGTCGTGGACCGGCCGGGGTTCGCGTTTCGTCGGCTATACCAGCGAGCGGTCCGAGGATGTCCCCGTGCTGGCACTGTTCGCAGGCGGCCGGCCGGTATCCGCCCTGGAAGAGGGCGCGGAGGGTGACGTGCTGCTCGAGACGACGCCCTTCTATGCCGAATCGGGCGGGCAGGTGGGGGATCGGGGCCGACTGACCTCCCCCGGGGCGCGGGTGGTGGTGGACGATTGTCGCTCGCCCCTGTCCGGGGTGGTGCTCCACCGGGTGCGGGTGGAGTCCGGGCGGCTGGCCGTCGGTGACAGGGTGCTGGCCGAGGTCGACCCGGGCGGTCGCATGGGTGCCCGGCGCCACCACACGGCGACCCACCTGCTGCATGCGGCCCTGCGGCGCGTTCTCGGCTCCCATGTCAAGCAGGCCGGTTCGCTGGTGGCTCCAGGCCGCCTGCGCTTCGACTTCAGCCACTACGAGGGGGTGGCCGGAGACGACCTGGAGGCCATCGAGGCCTTCGTCAACGAGGCGGTGATGGCGGATCATCCCGTGGAGACCCGGGAAATGCCCCTCGAGCAGGCCCTGGAGTCCGGGGCCATCGCCTTCTTCGGCGATCGCTACGGCGAGCAGGTACGGGTGGTGCAGATCGACGAGGTCAGTACGGAACTCTGCGGGGGCACCCACGTGGCCCGCACCGGCGAGATCGGCCCGGTGAGGATCCTCTCCGAGCGGGGTGTGGCCGCCGGCGTGCGCCGGATCGAGGCTGTCGCCGGCCCTCCCGCCCTGGCCGCCGCGGCGGCGGACCGGCGGCTGCTGACCGAGATCGGCCGCCTCCTGGGCGCGGGGGGCGAGGAATTGCTGCCTGCCCTCACGCGCCGGCTGGAAAAGCTGCGGCGGCTCCAGAAAGATCTCGATGCCCTGCAACTCCAGTTGGCTCGGGGAGAGAGCCGGGAGGCCCGGACCGCGGTGGCGGTGGGCGGACTGACGGTGATCGCCCGCCGGGTGGAGGGCCTGGATCGCGGCCAGCGCCGGGACCTGGCCGACTCCCTCCGCCAGCAGGATCCCCACGCCGTGGTCGTCCTCGGAGCCGCCGATGGGGGCAAGGCTGCGCTGCTGGTGGCCCTGGGCAAGCAGGCGGCCGAACGGCTCGATGCGCGAAAGGTGATTCGAGCCCTGGCGCCTCGGGTCGGTGGTGGCGGTGGCGGGCGCCCCGATCTGGCCGAGGCCGGGGGCAAGCGGCCGGAGGGCGTCGACGAGGCGCTGGCCGCGGCCCCCGGAGCCGTCGGGGAACTGCTGGCCTGA
- a CDS encoding RecX family transcriptional regulator yields MGGTAWDKALDLLSRRSYTRGEIRRRLVRAGWDEGEVGEVLLKLERLALVDDRQVAYNHARRRALESRRGRRRIRAELIRRDLEPDLVEEVLDEVLPPEQEEQALRRAAARLAPGGRIPRQRSERDRLARRLLRAGFAPGSVRSLLEGSGQDDLDGAWGPGDEDED; encoded by the coding sequence ATGGGCGGCACGGCGTGGGACAAGGCACTCGATCTCCTCTCCCGGCGTTCCTATACCCGGGGCGAGATTCGCCGGCGCCTGGTGCGCGCGGGGTGGGACGAGGGGGAAGTCGGGGAGGTCCTTCTCAAGCTCGAGCGACTGGCTTTAGTCGACGACCGCCAGGTCGCCTATAATCACGCGCGCCGCCGGGCGCTCGAGAGCCGGCGGGGGCGGCGACGCATCCGGGCGGAACTGATCCGAAGAGACCTGGAACCGGATCTCGTGGAAGAAGTCCTGGACGAGGTCTTGCCTCCCGAGCAGGAGGAACAGGCCCTGCGCCGCGCCGCGGCCCGGCTGGCGCCGGGGGGGCGGATTCCCCGGCAGCGGAGCGAGCGCGATCGCCTGGCGCGTCGGCTGCTGCGGGCGGGGTTTGCTCCTGGCAGCGTACGGTCGCTGCTCGAAGGCTCGGGCCAGGACGATCTGGATGGGGCCTGGGGCCCCGGCGACGAGGACGAAGACTGA
- a CDS encoding type IV pilus twitching motility protein PilT, whose protein sequence is MHINDLLKSAAEKGASDLHLKVGSYPVIRVDGRLMAMTEHPRMMQEDTIAMAFSIMSARQKQKFKEHFEIDLAYSVPGLGRFRVNVFQQRGTVGLVLRMIPVRVASIRELALPPVLETIANEHRGLVLVTGSTGSGKSTTLAAMIDYINSQRCEHIMTIEDPIEYLHRDKKSLINQREVEVDTSSFADALRSALRQDPDVILVGEMRDYETIETALVAAETGHLVLSTLHTLDATETINRIISVFPPHHQKQIRLQLAAVLKACVSMRLIPRADGQGRVPAVEILRATPYIRECIENKDKTKMIRDAIAQGTSQYGMQTFDQSLYDLWASSLITREEALARATNSDELRLRMEGIQSTAAASQDEMQQMMGGENVEEVAVADLPEITRLGD, encoded by the coding sequence GTGCACATCAACGACCTGCTCAAGTCGGCCGCCGAGAAAGGAGCATCGGATCTGCACCTGAAGGTCGGTTCCTACCCGGTGATTCGGGTCGACGGGCGGCTGATGGCGATGACCGAGCATCCCCGCATGATGCAAGAAGACACCATCGCCATGGCGTTCTCGATCATGAGTGCCCGCCAGAAGCAGAAGTTCAAGGAACACTTCGAGATCGACCTGGCCTACTCGGTTCCGGGCCTGGGGCGCTTTCGTGTCAACGTCTTCCAGCAACGCGGCACGGTGGGCCTGGTGCTGAGGATGATCCCGGTCCGGGTCGCTTCGATCCGGGAGTTGGCTCTGCCCCCGGTGCTGGAGACCATCGCGAACGAACATCGGGGCCTGGTGCTCGTGACCGGTTCCACCGGTTCGGGAAAGTCGACCACCCTGGCGGCGATGATCGACTACATCAATTCCCAGCGCTGCGAACACATCATGACCATCGAGGACCCCATCGAGTATCTGCACCGGGACAAGAAGTCGCTGATCAATCAGCGCGAGGTGGAGGTCGACACCAGTTCTTTCGCCGATGCCCTGCGTTCGGCCCTGCGGCAGGATCCCGACGTGATCCTGGTGGGTGAGATGCGGGACTACGAGACCATCGAGACAGCGCTGGTGGCCGCGGAAACCGGGCACCTGGTGCTCTCCACCCTGCACACTCTCGATGCCACCGAGACCATCAACCGCATCATCTCCGTCTTCCCGCCGCACCACCAGAAGCAGATCCGCCTGCAACTCGCGGCGGTGCTCAAGGCCTGTGTCTCCATGCGCCTGATCCCGCGGGCCGACGGCCAGGGCCGCGTGCCGGCGGTGGAGATCCTGCGGGCCACCCCGTACATCAGGGAGTGCATCGAGAACAAGGACAAGACGAAGATGATTCGGGACGCCATCGCCCAGGGGACTTCCCAGTACGGCATGCAGACCTTCGACCAGTCCCTCTACGACTTGTGGGCAAGCTCCCTGATCACCCGCGAGGAAGCCCTGGCCCGGGCGACCAACAGCGACGAGTTGCGCTTGCGGATGGAGGGTATCCAGTCGACGGCCGCCGCTTCCCAGGACGAGATGCAGCAGATGATGGGTGGAGAGAACGTCGAGGAGGTCGCCGTGGCCGACCTGCCCGAGATCACGCGCCTGGGGGATTGA
- a CDS encoding S8 family serine peptidase, whose protein sequence is MRWLAHLPGARRPFGAAVPFFCLLVFFAGLALPTRAAERRRQGPAGYQPPATRQRPIRERPAAPASVNAPPGAAIFPADEPARRQLERLAALRDWILFDGARFDPLLHGPPDLSAFVPVPPGSRSLPATAPRLAVVQFEQAPGPAQRARILAAGAEILSYVPHQAYLVRADAYALATLAGSAGVRWVGRYEPGFKVDRRLGRLARGLALQHPLPGERAESLRLDLLFAPGVDLAGARAAVGRALPGVEVLQGAESSGVTALTLELPLRRLAFDLGALAALEEVVVVEPAGMVDLHNDDAVWIGQSYDVFARQNYSASATIWKHGLLGAGEIIAIADTGVDPDVCWMEDAAGLPPVSSIPAFGASRGPLPVDDTRRKIIAYNLLGSLQDSATAYDVRSGDPHGTWVAIAAVGDNPDNPADENDPVGPHHDASDGMAPLAKLVVEDLGNDSGTLVGLGLPVPRVLDRMFEQEYEAGARISTNSWGSAGNQYDLLSFFTDRMVWNHPDFLIVFSAGNRGPYAGSLDSPGTAKNVVTVGASEARLSPSEDLDPDNLAEFSSRGPTEDGRLKPDLVISGKQLITGDSDLGETGRTCTTREVSGTSFAAPLTAGFAALAREYFRKGFYPTGTENAADGFIPSAALLKAVLIAGALNMTGRGGPDYGPCNIDTCDTLVGLCSNTFTTCQDDEECSLCAGNQGLQCRDDRDCDLSLVQDDAPTTDQGWGRLMLDDALYFDGDSRGLALWDVPRNAGLSTGETWSAEFYVDSTSSDLKVVLTWPDPPSLVASPTFLVNDLDLRLTAPDGTVYWGNAWNPRDRSPFTIEYTQPGVRPLNDPDNVEMVRLAGYTLTPGLWKVEVVGESVPGSGWADLSSRQDFAVVATGPVSTSGGTVSFDKQRYPCSGDVVIEVLDGNRTIAPTVDVTTGSGDAETLTLVDAGGGRFTGSLPLAANTALATSDGILQVADSETLTVTYDDDDPLLSATAKASVACSGSVQIAAATISGGCDNDGYLDAGESVDLALTLVNPGRTDLPGVQARLVSSLGDVFIEQDTSTFGTIPAGGSAAGVAAYRLSLRDGAAPRDTRGLELVVTTSDSSVQRRVPLPLTVEADEQRTQATWSEDFTSATLLCHDGSSDAPLDSWYYFDLDQNCSTSEETWQFSFCFGEPMALFPSCNGTWLSTSNEKHHRLVSPQVDTGPAGSRTVLQRVRFLEDYHLLINEDGKLCDRTVVDIFTNRDGRLISSGYYRNQSADGNDHQVDLDLSEIAEFELPPVPDATLFQLIFHAASNDTETGASSCGGSSGDEYRWRVDNVEVDYENIQIVDDATAACAPGCTPPDTPQALTATRLDTGGVLVAWDPVGGADHYDVYRVTGGARVLAGRVQAPDAALVDLPEDPATDTWEVEAVSASGLCASAAASTGLTGPAPDCRLAPSAPASLVATDGAGATCSLQLDWAAATSPCSHPVEYAVYRSTEENFVTGPGNLLARTAATSLVDDALLSGWDDQGQPTGQVYHYAVRAVDTVTQVEGDAVRGRFRAGGPRQLGTWLDDAGDTVPAKMTSTVSVDENDAGAGWSRSPVAVRHGGDWSYWTDDESLGDGRYPPLSCFSLVSPDVALDGSGGSELHLWVDYDIEYQWDGLVIEIAVDGGAFTPIDPIGGYPSTFAQTVAPPCAGAGGGSGSWINGCDYPPSQGAITGPDVDGLSGWQEFVFDLSAWAGSELRFRARMSTDCGTDGGAVLDDLSITAALLPTSCQAGGCYPAPSFAGLLEAKDPDPQTAGAIELSWGAVESWGGGGPGEFVIYRDGEEIARVAADQTSYTDLQAEANRPHLYQVVARSGSGCDLPGPAPSRIEVTDCGDLEGAVQTAARLEVLQGVSTTNLVLRSTPIGGAARYRFLHSGDPATVAGSTTFLEAPAPEARHGVRSDGLNYFYLVEGHPSPACP, encoded by the coding sequence ATGAGATGGCTCGCACACCTGCCCGGTGCGCGGCGGCCGTTTGGCGCCGCCGTGCCTTTTTTCTGTCTGCTGGTCTTTTTCGCGGGGCTGGCTCTTCCTACGCGTGCGGCGGAACGGCGCCGCCAGGGACCCGCCGGCTACCAACCCCCGGCGACCCGCCAGCGGCCGATCCGCGAACGCCCCGCGGCCCCGGCTTCGGTGAACGCCCCGCCCGGCGCGGCCATCTTTCCGGCGGACGAACCCGCCCGCCGCCAGCTCGAGCGCCTGGCCGCCCTCCGAGATTGGATCCTCTTCGATGGAGCGCGCTTCGACCCACTCCTCCATGGTCCCCCGGATCTCTCCGCCTTCGTCCCCGTCCCCCCCGGCTCGCGGAGCCTACCCGCCACCGCTCCGCGGCTGGCCGTGGTGCAGTTCGAGCAGGCTCCGGGACCGGCCCAACGAGCCCGGATCCTCGCCGCGGGAGCGGAGATCCTGTCCTACGTTCCCCACCAGGCCTACCTGGTACGCGCCGATGCCTACGCCCTGGCGACCCTCGCGGGCAGCGCGGGGGTCCGCTGGGTCGGACGCTACGAACCCGGCTTCAAGGTCGACCGCCGCCTCGGCCGCCTGGCCCGCGGGCTGGCTCTCCAGCACCCCCTGCCAGGCGAGCGGGCCGAGTCCTTGCGGCTGGACCTGCTCTTCGCCCCCGGCGTCGATCTGGCCGGGGCCCGCGCCGCGGTCGGCCGGGCCTTGCCCGGCGTCGAAGTCCTGCAGGGCGCGGAAAGCAGCGGCGTGACGGCCCTGACCCTGGAACTGCCTCTCCGGCGGCTGGCCTTCGATCTCGGAGCGCTGGCGGCGCTCGAGGAAGTGGTGGTCGTCGAGCCTGCCGGGATGGTGGACCTGCACAACGACGATGCCGTCTGGATCGGTCAGTCCTACGACGTCTTCGCCCGACAGAACTACTCCGCCTCGGCGACGATCTGGAAGCACGGCCTGCTCGGCGCCGGCGAGATCATCGCCATCGCCGATACCGGCGTGGACCCGGACGTGTGCTGGATGGAGGATGCCGCCGGGCTCCCTCCCGTGTCCAGCATACCGGCCTTCGGCGCCTCCCGGGGCCCCCTGCCGGTGGACGACACCCGGCGCAAGATCATCGCCTACAACCTGCTCGGCAGCCTGCAGGACTCGGCGACCGCCTACGACGTGCGCAGCGGTGACCCCCACGGCACCTGGGTCGCCATCGCGGCCGTGGGAGACAATCCGGACAATCCCGCCGACGAAAACGACCCGGTCGGACCGCACCACGACGCGAGTGACGGCATGGCCCCCCTGGCCAAGCTGGTGGTCGAGGACCTGGGCAACGACAGCGGGACCCTGGTGGGACTCGGTCTGCCCGTTCCCCGGGTGCTGGACAGGATGTTCGAGCAGGAGTACGAAGCCGGGGCGCGTATCTCCACCAACTCCTGGGGCTCGGCGGGCAACCAGTACGACCTGCTCTCCTTCTTCACGGACCGCATGGTCTGGAACCACCCGGACTTTCTGATCGTCTTCAGCGCCGGCAACCGGGGCCCCTACGCCGGCAGCCTCGACTCGCCCGGAACGGCGAAAAACGTGGTCACCGTGGGCGCCTCCGAGGCCCGCCTTTCTCCCAGCGAGGACCTGGATCCCGACAACCTGGCGGAGTTTTCCTCGAGGGGGCCGACGGAAGATGGACGACTCAAGCCCGATCTGGTGATCTCCGGCAAACAGCTGATCACGGGAGACTCCGACCTGGGAGAGACCGGCCGCACGTGCACGACCCGGGAAGTCAGCGGTACGTCCTTCGCCGCCCCCCTGACCGCGGGCTTCGCCGCCCTGGCCCGGGAGTACTTCCGCAAGGGCTTCTATCCCACGGGAACGGAGAACGCCGCTGACGGCTTCATCCCTTCCGCCGCCCTGCTCAAGGCCGTGCTGATCGCCGGCGCGTTGAACATGACCGGCCGCGGAGGACCCGACTACGGTCCGTGCAACATCGACACCTGCGACACGCTCGTCGGCCTGTGCAGCAACACATTCACCACCTGCCAGGACGACGAAGAGTGCAGCCTCTGCGCAGGGAACCAGGGCCTGCAATGCCGGGACGACCGGGACTGCGACCTCTCGCTGGTACAGGACGACGCCCCCACGACAGACCAGGGCTGGGGCCGCCTGATGCTCGACGACGCCCTCTACTTCGACGGCGACAGTCGGGGCCTGGCCTTGTGGGACGTGCCCCGGAACGCGGGATTGAGCACAGGGGAGACGTGGTCGGCGGAATTTTACGTGGACTCCACCTCGAGCGACCTGAAAGTAGTGCTGACCTGGCCCGACCCGCCGTCCCTGGTGGCCTCGCCGACTTTCCTGGTCAACGACCTGGATCTTCGCCTGACCGCCCCCGACGGCACGGTGTACTGGGGCAACGCCTGGAATCCACGGGATCGATCCCCTTTCACCATCGAGTACACCCAGCCGGGTGTCCGCCCCCTCAACGATCCGGACAACGTGGAGATGGTGCGCCTGGCGGGCTACACCCTGACTCCCGGTCTGTGGAAGGTCGAGGTGGTGGGCGAGTCCGTTCCAGGGTCCGGCTGGGCGGATCTCAGCAGCCGCCAGGACTTCGCCGTCGTCGCCACCGGACCCGTCTCCACCAGCGGGGGCACGGTGAGCTTCGACAAGCAGCGCTACCCCTGCAGCGGCGACGTGGTGATCGAGGTTCTCGACGGCAATCGCACCATCGCGCCGACGGTCGACGTCACCACAGGCTCGGGTGACGCCGAAACCCTGACCCTCGTCGACGCGGGCGGCGGACGTTTCACCGGCAGCCTGCCCCTGGCCGCCAACACCGCCCTGGCGACCTCCGACGGCATCCTCCAGGTGGCTGATTCCGAAACCCTGACGGTGACCTACGACGACGACGATCCGCTGTTGAGCGCCACGGCGAAGGCTTCGGTGGCCTGCTCGGGAAGCGTGCAAATCGCCGCCGCGACGATCAGCGGCGGCTGCGACAACGACGGTTACCTCGATGCGGGCGAGTCGGTGGACCTGGCGCTGACGCTGGTCAACCCCGGCCGTACGGACCTCCCCGGTGTCCAGGCCCGACTGGTCTCCTCCCTCGGTGACGTCTTCATCGAACAGGACACCAGTACCTTCGGCACGATCCCCGCCGGAGGCTCGGCGGCGGGAGTCGCCGCCTACCGCCTTTCCCTGCGAGACGGGGCCGCCCCCCGCGACACCCGCGGGCTGGAGCTGGTGGTGACCACCAGCGACTCTTCCGTCCAGCGGCGAGTGCCCCTGCCCCTGACGGTGGAGGCCGACGAGCAGCGCACCCAGGCCACCTGGAGCGAGGACTTCACCTCCGCCACGCTGCTCTGCCACGACGGCTCTTCCGACGCGCCCCTGGACTCCTGGTACTACTTCGACCTGGACCAGAACTGCTCGACCAGCGAGGAGACCTGGCAGTTCTCCTTCTGCTTCGGTGAGCCCATGGCCCTCTTCCCCTCCTGCAACGGCACCTGGCTGTCGACCAGCAACGAAAAGCACCACCGCCTGGTCTCGCCCCAGGTCGACACGGGCCCCGCGGGCTCACGCACGGTGCTCCAGCGGGTACGCTTCCTCGAGGACTACCACCTGTTGATCAACGAGGACGGCAAGCTCTGTGACCGCACGGTGGTCGACATTTTCACCAACCGCGACGGGCGGTTGATCTCGAGCGGCTACTACCGCAACCAGTCCGCCGACGGAAACGACCACCAGGTCGACCTGGACCTGAGCGAGATCGCCGAATTCGAGCTGCCACCGGTGCCCGACGCGACCCTCTTCCAGCTCATCTTCCATGCCGCCTCCAACGACACCGAAACCGGCGCCTCTTCCTGCGGGGGCTCGTCGGGGGACGAGTACCGCTGGCGGGTGGACAACGTCGAAGTCGACTACGAAAACATCCAGATCGTCGATGACGCCACGGCGGCCTGCGCTCCGGGCTGCACCCCGCCGGACACGCCCCAGGCCCTGACCGCCACCCGGCTCGACACCGGCGGCGTCCTGGTGGCCTGGGACCCTGTCGGCGGCGCGGATCACTACGACGTCTACCGCGTCACCGGCGGCGCGCGGGTCCTCGCCGGTCGGGTCCAGGCCCCCGACGCGGCCCTGGTGGATCTGCCGGAGGATCCGGCCACCGACACGTGGGAAGTCGAGGCGGTCAGCGCCTCGGGGCTCTGCGCCTCGGCGGCGGCCTCCACGGGCCTGACCGGTCCCGCGCCCGACTGCCGCCTGGCGCCGAGCGCCCCGGCGAGCCTGGTCGCCACCGATGGCGCCGGCGCCACCTGCAGCTTGCAGCTCGACTGGGCCGCCGCGACCTCACCGTGCTCGCATCCGGTGGAATACGCGGTCTATCGCTCCACCGAGGAGAACTTCGTCACCGGGCCGGGAAACCTCCTCGCCCGCACCGCGGCCACGTCGCTGGTGGACGACGCCCTGCTCAGCGGATGGGACGATCAGGGCCAGCCCACCGGGCAGGTCTACCACTACGCGGTGCGGGCCGTGGATACGGTGACCCAGGTCGAGGGGGACGCGGTCCGGGGCCGTTTCCGCGCCGGCGGACCGCGACAGCTCGGCACGTGGCTCGACGATGCCGGCGACACTGTTCCGGCGAAGATGACCAGCACGGTCAGCGTCGACGAGAATGACGCGGGGGCGGGCTGGTCCCGCTCTCCCGTCGCGGTGCGCCACGGGGGCGACTGGTCCTACTGGACCGACGACGAGTCCCTGGGCGACGGGCGCTACCCGCCCCTGTCCTGCTTCTCCCTGGTCAGCCCCGACGTGGCGCTCGACGGTTCCGGAGGCTCGGAACTGCACCTGTGGGTCGACTACGACATCGAGTACCAGTGGGACGGCCTGGTCATCGAGATCGCCGTCGACGGCGGCGCTTTCACGCCGATCGACCCCATCGGCGGCTACCCGAGCACCTTCGCCCAGACCGTGGCCCCGCCCTGCGCCGGCGCGGGCGGCGGCAGCGGATCGTGGATCAACGGCTGTGACTATCCACCGAGCCAGGGGGCCATCACCGGACCCGACGTGGACGGCCTTTCCGGCTGGCAGGAGTTCGTCTTCGACCTCTCCGCCTGGGCCGGCAGCGAGCTGCGCTTCCGCGCCCGCATGTCCACCGACTGCGGTACGGACGGGGGCGCGGTGCTCGACGACCTGTCCATCACGGCGGCCCTGCTGCCCACCTCCTGCCAGGCGGGAGGCTGCTACCCCGCGCCCAGCTTCGCGGGCCTGCTGGAGGCGAAGGACCCCGACCCCCAGACCGCCGGCGCCATCGAACTGAGCTGGGGCGCGGTGGAGAGCTGGGGCGGCGGCGGCCCGGGCGAGTTCGTGATCTACCGTGACGGCGAGGAGATCGCCCGCGTGGCGGCGGATCAGACCTCCTACACCGACCTCCAGGCGGAGGCCAACCGGCCCCACCTCTATCAGGTCGTCGCGCGTTCCGGAAGCGGTTGCGACCTGCCCGGCCCGGCCCCCTCCCGCATCGAGGTGACGGACTGCGGCGACCTGGAGGGTGCGGTGCAGACGGCGGCCCGCCTCGAGGTGCTGCAAGGCGTCTCGACAACCAACCTGGTCCTGCGTTCGACGCCCATCGGGGGCGCCGCCCGCTATCGATTCCTCCACTCGGGAGATCCCGCCACCGTGGCCGGATCGACCACCTTCCTCGAAGCCCCGGCGCCCGAAGCGCGCCATGGGGTGCGGAGCGACGGCCTGAACTATTTCTACCTGGTCGAGGGGCACCCTTCCCCGGCCTGCCCGTGA